Within Candidatus Sulfotelmatobacter sp., the genomic segment CCAGAGCAGGCCGTCGGCGGCCGCCGCCTGCGTGACCCGCGGGCCGGTCAGGATCGCGCCGTTGGTGGTGCCGAAGGTCGAGATCGCCACCAGCACCGCCAGCGCCTTCATGCCCCATCCGCCCAGGAGTCGCGAGATGGTCTCGGAGCCGACCGCCTCGTAGCTCGCCACCTCGTTGGCGCCGAGCACGTGATAGTAGGCGAAGTTGGTGAGCACGTAGACCGCGATCACCAGCCAGGTGCCGCCGAGGATCGCGATCGGCATGTTGCGCTGCGGATCGAGCACCTCGCCGGCCACGTACGTCGAGTCGGTCCAGCCATCGTAGGCGAACAGGATGGTGATCATGGACAGCGCGAAGGCCAGCAGCAGCGGATGCCCGGCGTTCCCCGCCGCCATCGCATGCTCGACCGGAGTCGGCGCGTGCGTCGTGGGAAGCGCGAACGCCGCCACGCACAGCGCGAGGATGCCGATCACCTTGGCGGTGGTGAACAACGACTGCGTTCCCGCGCCCTCTTTGACTCCGAGCCAGTTGATGAAGGTGAGCAGCACGATGCTGGCGCAGCCGACCGTGAACTCGGCCGAATGGCCCCAGCCCATGACCTGGCAGAAGTAAAGCGCGAACACGCTGGTGATCGAGGCGATCACGGTCGGCTTGATCACCCACAGGTTCGCCCACCCGAAGACGAACCCCCACGCGTCGCCGAAGCCCTCGCGGATAAACACGTAGAGCCCGCCGGTTTTCGGATGCCGCACCGCCAGCTCGGTCAGGACCAGCGAGCCGCAGATCGAAAGCAGGCCGCCCACGACCCAGGCCATGATCACCGGCGTGAAGCCGGGCAGCTCCTGCGCCACCGAGTGCGGCGAGCGGAAGATGCCCGAGCCGATGATGTTGCCGACCGTGATCGCGGTGGCGGCGTACAGGCCGATCTGGCGATGCCACTCGTGGGCGGGACGGAGCGACGTTTCGGCCATGGCGAATCCTCGGAGTGGGAAGCCGAAGCGCGTCGCTACTCGACCGGCACGCTTTTCAGCAGATCGGCGATGATGCGGTCGGGTTTGATGCCCTCGGCCTCGGCGGTGAAGTTGGTGACGATGCGGTGGCGCAGCACCGCCGGCGCCACTGCCTGCACGTCCTCGATGCCGGGCGCAAATCGCCCGCGCAACACCGCGCGCGTCTTGGCGCCCAGCACCAGGT encodes:
- a CDS encoding amino acid permease; its protein translation is MAETSLRPAHEWHRQIGLYAATAITVGNIIGSGIFRSPHSVAQELPGFTPVIMAWVVGGLLSICGSLVLTELAVRHPKTGGLYVFIREGFGDAWGFVFGWANLWVIKPTVIASITSVFALYFCQVMGWGHSAEFTVGCASIVLLTFINWLGVKEGAGTQSLFTTAKVIGILALCVAAFALPTTHAPTPVEHAMAAGNAGHPLLLAFALSMITILFAYDGWTDSTYVAGEVLDPQRNMPIAILGGTWLVIAVYVLTNFAYYHVLGANEVASYEAVGSETISRLLGGWGMKALAVLVAISTFGTTNGAILTGPRVTQAAAADGLLWKPLAALDRRRETPSTALWIQAVLSCLWLKAASGFDDVSGWFVTTSWAFYAVTTATIFVQRRKVARGEQEPASYRTPLYPLTPLMFLLVTAIIIWSDFTNSGSIPHTPIPRAMAGVLIALTGFPVYWLWRGRRGA